Proteins co-encoded in one Callospermophilus lateralis isolate mCalLat2 chromosome 2, mCalLat2.hap1, whole genome shotgun sequence genomic window:
- the Pafah1b2 gene encoding platelet-activating factor acetylhydrolase IB subunit alpha2 isoform X2: MSQGDSNPAAIPHAAEDIQGDDRWMSQHNRFVLDCKDKEPDVLFVGDSMVQLMQQYEIWRELFSPLHALNFGIGGDTTRHVLWRLKNGELENIKPKVIVVWVGTNNHENTAEEVAGGIEAIVQLINTRQPQAKIIVLGLLPRGEKPNPLRQKNAKVNQLLKVSLPKLANVQLLDTDGGFVHSDGAISCHDMFDFLHLTGGGYAKICKPLHELIMQLLEETPEEKQTTIA; this comes from the exons ATGAGCCAAGGAGACTCAAACCCAGCAGCAATTCCACATGCAGCAGAAGATATTCAAGGAGATGACAGATGGATGTCTCAG CACAATAGATTTGTCCTGGACTGCAAAGACAAAGAGCCCGATGTACTATTTGTGGGAGACTCCATGGTACAGTTAATGCAACAGTATGAG ATATGGCGAGAgcttttttccccacttcatgcACTTAATTTTGGAATTGGGGGAGATACAACAAGACACGTTTTGTGGAGATTAAAGAATGGAGAACTGGAGAACATTAAACCTAAG GTCATTGTTGTCTGGGTAGGAACAAACAACCATGAAAATACAGCTGAAGAGGTAGCAGGCGGGATTGAGGCCATTGTACAGCTTATCAACACAAGGCAGCCACAGGCCAAAATCATCGTATTG GGTTTATTACCTCGAGGTGAGAAGCCCAACCCTTTGCGGCAAAAGAATGCCAAAGTGAACCAGCTTCTCAAGGTTTCCCTTCCGAAGCTTGCCAATGTGCAGCTCCTGGATACAGATGGGGGCTTCGTGCACTCGGACGGTGCCATCTCCTGCCATGACATGTTTGATTTTCTGCATCTCACAGGCGGGGGCTATGCAAAGATCTGCAAACCCCTCCATGAACTGATCATGCAGTTGCTGGAGGAAACACCTGAGGAGAAACAGACCACCATTGCCTGA
- the Pafah1b2 gene encoding platelet-activating factor acetylhydrolase IB subunit alpha2 isoform X1: MVQLMQQYEIWRELFSPLHALNFGIGGDTTRHVLWRLKNGELENIKPKVIVVWVGTNNHENTAEEVAGGIEAIVQLINTRQPQAKIIVLGLLPRGEKPNPLRQKNAKVNQLLKVSLPKLANVQLLDTDGGFVHSDGAISCHDMFDFLHLTGGGYAKICKPLHELIMQLLEETPEEKQTTIA; encoded by the exons ATGGTACAGTTAATGCAACAGTATGAG ATATGGCGAGAgcttttttccccacttcatgcACTTAATTTTGGAATTGGGGGAGATACAACAAGACACGTTTTGTGGAGATTAAAGAATGGAGAACTGGAGAACATTAAACCTAAG GTCATTGTTGTCTGGGTAGGAACAAACAACCATGAAAATACAGCTGAAGAGGTAGCAGGCGGGATTGAGGCCATTGTACAGCTTATCAACACAAGGCAGCCACAGGCCAAAATCATCGTATTG GGTTTATTACCTCGAGGTGAGAAGCCCAACCCTTTGCGGCAAAAGAATGCCAAAGTGAACCAGCTTCTCAAGGTTTCCCTTCCGAAGCTTGCCAATGTGCAGCTCCTGGATACAGATGGGGGCTTCGTGCACTCGGACGGTGCCATCTCCTGCCATGACATGTTTGATTTTCTGCATCTCACAGGCGGGGGCTATGCAAAGATCTGCAAACCCCTCCATGAACTGATCATGCAGTTGCTGGAGGAAACACCTGAGGAGAAACAGACCACCATTGCCTGA